From Vanessa tameamea isolate UH-Manoa-2023 chromosome 26, ilVanTame1 primary haplotype, whole genome shotgun sequence, one genomic window encodes:
- the LOC113399206 gene encoding uncharacterized protein LOC113399206 isoform X1: protein MDNMASNVSLRSNKRKDNLITRKQDKSPEKTIRGTRGAYRGIPSTSKRDEEAEAGSTERLDRPKKFISQNKSNYGLGKRPDFSLKNRNVHLASSRYGQMTSGLHHQISQPSHHLESTVLPAKEKTVHGKEKTFKVVVGGEVGVMKTPVLGPRPYNALAIIHTQQSNTFDMLNSLTTSVASQPVVGVAVGGYRRRSSGQGTLCDPELDDSGNKLVARLEDDAFISEQDLEENIEIAAATEKGAPIIPHPPADASGQEQPQEPQNGLVYDPIYELNKLDDKDKEKEEDEEEPIGVSPCGRFFKYDKEVGRGSFKTVYHGLDTQTGVAVAWCELLEKKLNKTERLRFREEADMLKKLQHPNIVRFYNYWEGTVAKKKNIVLITELMVSGTLKTYLRRFKRINPKVLKSWCRQILKGLNFLHSRTPPIIHRDLKCDNIFITGTTGSVKIGDLGLATLKNRSFAKSVIGTPEFMAPEMYEEHYDESVDVYAFGMCMLEMATGEYPYSECSGPAQIYKKVVSGVKPQSLEKVTIPEVKDIIESCIKPNKADRPKVKDLLNHEFFGEDIGLRLEIVGRDLVTSSDITKIQFRLKIIDPKKRSYTHKENEAIQFEFDMQHDDCEEVAKDMAKAGLIMEEDARIVFKLLKSQLISLNRERSEKKAQMLFNQELINEQNMQQQLLLEQQLRQVKMIQNQQQSGPVDQVKAGLLNGVGPQPTLASVQLDQQSQLLQAQQQLLQHQFQQHLNNEEKAMKLFQHNLMQARMSPSLTGDQQILQQQQLLQQQQFLEQNLKQQVMMEQNLLNQQMLEQTVTNQVLMEQQAQQALFEPQQNTLQPNLLNQQLVANEINNQNQALQQQIIQQQQNIIAHQAAAIQQKQLEEQFTAQENIITGPQTNLVSNQALDPSLQNLQNILAQIIHRPDTLQSRKDSESEQMQQQQFLQQQQAQQQHQQQQQQQQQQQQQQQQQQQQQQQQQQQQQQQQQQQQQQQQHQQQQQQQQQQQQQQQHPQQLQQQIINQQAENELQKNALQEQESMQQKQNIMNIQMQQSAGQSMNFQQNQQFMHPNLLTAVDPTILAQQQQVAQAQHQVAQAQQQLNMQKQMLAQQQLVLQQQLITHQQMQMPGQTLSPQHIRNLQQQQYLAQQELQLQTQQNIIDQQNLALLAQKQQLMGQQQQKVEEILRAQRPIYTRQGSEQSQISTTEVHDHQQPVVSEQYHQQKPLLQPQMSMDQMQYQNQQYVEKQLQKQPSEEQPYHPQVQPMQGQSLPHNMMMQNFSLMQQNERQISSHEGTPVQNFTANPLQMYQQSQPVQTMSNIAYSSVETSIPSTVPTTIPQNPPVTQYQQVDTVPTSNASSVPSSIPASMPTQVPQEVKPQNQVHDTVPQQLSIQAEEAFMPNGCHKEQFHTPMTEFPSGATHAEAIRQPELSSVEEKQVETQQQDGTAVPSPITSEKKSRGSKKRSREKEKFPRLTLLTISDDNTVVECLLESKSKTVTFKFHVPDVNPEELANNLVANNLLPEWQSGAFTELIGDIVRELRDPALARAPGRLRLNIDKTDYDSETTERDENLTDSNQDNSECTTPTASQDSIALAELADEAEPPTPVAGLPPAPPLAGPPVGPAACLPTVDALARKISTASSIGSNQSDGGSVADRSGSMESNGEKKSQKPTRKISRFLVSPVVDRGEDVPEEKVDRTSAESDKPVEAPKVAEVTKEPPREPQVNGLPEPEPAPAPVSQPVPVPQPEAVPVTQPEPPAPVATQMTQAIPSDKFVPTHQYPLPTQLSHAPQAVTDHRALDMKQMLSESAGGAIVQTSVQPNVTSTIPQNLQSTIPQNFPFPSTINSTLFNGTLQPNLTNLTTPLQIATDTPLLGLSQVGTPMGVGGELGLNIGLGQVAPGLADPMGLSRLQLTQSSLTPTPGVSDSLANAENIQRMLLKQNIINQQQNLSGPNLLGLLNQPQFPQPELSLHNNLLTNAQPGPMCRLPYAPPRYYQPMLATANELIAQQQALQNSGQLNQPMSQLGLGLGLGAPLQPALAQNLGLQQNIGLATQNLALNQNIMGQNLGQNLGLAGQNLGLSGQNLMGGQNLGLGGQGLGLSGQNLSLMGQNLGHLVAQRAVHSALARRAADIDIGLANVNSTGSSQPSTPNKSQSYSEYMLTLQNKLASISNSGPVSPQSPLEYSPALSPTHKQMHSIPGHKRDAADGGAEGGAEGGESAEGGEAAGSHAERLAHLDHELSKISLHYKHAQPKDAYSEHGADINDAAVENYHEERVPGARFQLSRAAALRGYALCRLLPADAAHGKDKLDLSQSQFVGEGGLDELSCDNTSLCEDAGEASADADADAGADTDADADADADVDCDTYVLTDRTRARRYVLDDALAERRHVILDPAPPLSDSRPSPGEAVETAEAGEFERSYLVLDTLRDMTCTVIDRTLALEDDACFARFTERRHRDEAPASVGLSVSEEFARWRSAAPPEPPPALPGVPAAPGAPTARRRLLRDLPAADLMADLYVDDALTDRGTSGSVMFKSLLINAIENLVLLVWHVRLYGRVSEHMPPLTSLLTIL from the exons GAAGAGAATATCGAGATAGCAGCGGCCACGGAGAAGGGCGCCCCCATCATCCCGCACCCCCCCGCCGACGCCAGCGGGCAGGAGCAGCCGCAGGAGCCGCAGAACG GGTTAGTTTATGATCCTATCTACGAGCTGAACAAGCTGGATGATAAGGACAAGGAGAAAGAGGAGGATGAGGAGGAACCCATTGGAGTGTCTCCGTGTGGCAG GTTCTTCAAGTACGACAAGGAGGTGGGTCGCGGCTCGTTCAAGACGGTGTACCACGGCCTCGACACGCAGACCGGCGTCGCCGTCGCCTGGTGCGAGCTGCTG GAGAAAAAATTGAACAAAACGGAACGTCTCCGGTTTCGCGAGGAGGCCGACATGCTTAAGAAGCTGCAGCACCCGAACATCGTCCGCTTCTATAACTACTGGGAGGGGACCGTTGCTAAGAAGAAGAATATAGTCCTAATCACTGAGCTCATGGTCTCCGGAACACTCAAGAc GTATCTGCGACGTTTCAAACGTATTAACCCCAAAGTTCTCAAGTCGTGGTGCCGCCAGATACTGAAGGGACTCAACTTCCTACATTCAAGAACACCGCCTATTATACATAG agATCTGAAATGCGACAACATTTTCATAACGGGTACAACGGGCAGCGTTAAGATCGGTGACCTCGGTCTCGCCACACTTAAAAACAGGAGCTTCGCCAAGTCTGTTATTG GCACGCCGGAGTTCATGGCGCCGGAGATGTACGAGGAGCACTACGACGAGTCCGTGGACGTGTACGCGTTCGGCATGTGCATGTTGGAGATGGCGACCGGCGAGTACCCCTACAGCGAGTGCAGCGGACCCGCGCAGATATACAAGAAGGTGGTCTCG ggtgTTAAGCCTCAAAGCTTAGAGAAAGTCACAATACCGGAAGTGAAGGACATCATCGAGTCGTGTATTAAACCTAACAAAGCCGACAG GCCGAAAGTGAAAGATCTGCTTAACCACGAGTTCTTCGGCGAGGACATCGGACTCCGGCTAGAGATCGTGGGGCGGGATCTCGTCACTTCATCAGACATAACCAAGATACAGTTCCGGTTGAAGATCATCGATCCAAAGAAACG GTCGTACACACACAAGGAGAACGAAGCGATCCAGTTCGAGTTCGACATGCAGCACGACGACTGCGAGGAGGTCGCCAAGGACATGGCCAAGGCCGGCCTCATCATGGAGGAGGACGCCAGGATCGTCTTCAAACTCCTCAAGTCGCAGCTCATCAGCCTCAACCG cgAGAGGAGTGAGAAGAAAGCTCAGATGCTGTTTAACCAGGAGTTGATTAATGAACAGAATATGCAGCAGCAATTACTTTTGGAGCAACAGTTGAGACAG GTTAAAATGATCCAGAACCAACAACAATCAGGTCCAGTGGATCAAGTGAAGGCTGGTCTGCTAAATGGCGTTGGTCCACAGCCGACTCTGGCATCCGTACA GCTAGATCAACAATCTCAACTGCTGCAGGCTCAACAACAGCTACTACAACATCAGTTTCAGCAGCATCTTAATAATGAAGAAAAAGCCATGAAATTGTTTCAGCATAATCTAATGCAGGCACGTATGTCACCTTCTCTCACGGGCGATCAGCAAATCTTGCAACAGCAGCAGCTTCTTCAGCAGCAGCAGTTTCTAGAACAAAATCTCAAACAACAGGTGATGATGGAACAGAATCTCCTTAATCAGCAGATGTTAGAACAAACGGTAACCAACCAAGTTTTGATGGAACAACAGGCTCAGCAAGCTCTTTTCGAACCGCAGCAAAATACACTACAACCGAATTTATTAAATCAGCAGTTAGTagcaaatgaaattaataatcagAATCAAGCGCTGCAGCAGCAAATAATACAGcagcaacaaaatattatcGCTCATCAGGCAGCGGCGATTCAACAAAAACAGTTGGAGGAGCAATTTACGGCCcaggaaaatataattactggACCTCAAACGAATCTCGTTTCGAATCAAGCATTAGACCCATCCTTACAAAACttgcaaaatattttagctCAGATTATACACAGGCCGGACACGTTGCAGTCAAGAAAAGACTCCGAGTCAGAACAAATGCAACAGCAACAATTTTTGCAGCAGCAGCAGGCACAACAGCAACATCAGCAGCAACAACAACAGCAGCAACAacagcaacaacaacaacagcaacaacaacagcagcagcagcagcaacaacaacaacaacaacagcagcagcagcagcaacaacaacagcagcaacatcaacaacaacaacagcagcagcaacaacagcaacaacaacaacaacatccGCAGCAACTACAACAACAAATTATAAATCAGCAAGCTGAAAATGAACTTCAAAAAAATGCTTTGCAAGAGCAGGAATCCATGCAACAGAAGcagaatataatgaatatacaaATGCAACAATCAGCTGGTCAAAGTATGAATTTTCAGCAAAATCAACAGTTTATGCATCCAAACTTGTTAACGGCTGTGGATCCTACTATTCTCGCGCAACAGCAGCAAGTAGCACAAGCTCAACATCAAGTAGCTCAAGCTCAACAACAATTAAATATGCAAAAGCAAATGTTAGCACAGCAGCAACTCGTACTTCAGCAACAATTAATAACTCACCAACAGATGCAAATGCCAGGACAAACTCTTTCGCCACAGCATATACGAAACTTgcaacaacaacaatatttagctCAACAGGAGTTACAATTGCAAACCCAACAGAATATAATAGATCAGCAAAATTTAGCGTTGTTGGCTCAAAAACAGCAACTAATGGGGCAGCAGCAGCAGAAAGTGGAGGAGATATTAAGAGCACAACGGCCAATATACACACGTCAAGGATCAGAGCAAAGCCAAATAAGCACAACGGAGGTTCACGATCATCAGCAACCTGTAGTTTCCGAACAATATCATCAGCAAAAACCACTTCTCCAACCTCAGATGTCGATGGATCAAATGCAGTATCAGAATCAACAATATGTAGAAAAACAGTTACAAAAACAACCGTCCGAAGAGCAACCTTACCATCCTCAAGTGCAACCAATGCAGGGCCAATCGCTTCCTCATAATATGATGATGCAAAATTTCAGCTTAATGCAGCAGAACGAGAGGCAGATATCTAGTCATGAAGGCACACCTGTGCAAAATTTTACTGCCAATCCTCTGCAAATGTACCAACAGAGTCAGCCTGTGCAAACTATGTCGAACATTGCATATAGTTCCGTGGAAACATCCATACCGTCTACAGTTCCTACAACAATACCTCAAAATCCTCCTGTGACACAATATCAGCAGGTGGATACTGTGCCGACGTCGAATGCTTCATCGGTACCATCGTCAATTCCAGCCTCTATGCCTACCCAGGTGCCTCAAGAAGTCAAACCTCAAAATCAAGTCCACGATACGGTGCCTCAGCAACTAAGCATTCAAGCCGAAGAAGCTTTTATGCCAAATGGTTGTCATAAAGAACAGTTCCACACCCCGATGACAGAGTTCCCTTCGGGTGCGACACATGCTGAGGCTATACGGCAGCCTGAACTAAGCTCCGTTGAAGAAAAACAAGTGGAAACCCAACAACAGGATG GCACAGCGGTACCGTCTCCCATAACGAGCGAAAAGAAAAGTCGTGGTTCCAAGAAGCGTTCTCGAGAGAAAGAGAAGTTTCCTCGTCTCACGTTACTGACGATAAGCGACGATAACACGGTGGTCGAATGCCTGCTCGAGTCGAAGTCGAAGACCGTAACCTTCAAGTTCCACGTGCCAGATGTCAACCCTGAAGAACTCGCCAATAATCTT GTGGCGAACAACCTGCTGCCCGAGTGGCAGAGCGGCGCCTTCACCGAGCTCATCGGCGACATCGTGCGCGAGCTGCGCGACCCCGCGCTGGCCCGCGCGCCCGGCCGCCTGCGCCTCAACATCGACAAG ACGGATTACGACTCCGAGACGACCGAGCGCGACGAAAATCTAACTGATTCCAATCAGGACAACTCCGAGTGCACCACACCCACCGCGTCGCAGGACAGCATCGCGCTGGCCGAGCTGGCGGACGAGGCCGAGCCGCCCACGCCGGTCGCCGGCCTGCCTCCCGCCCCGCCTCTCGCCGGGCCCCCCGTGGGGCCTGCCGCCTGCCTGCCGACCGTCGACGCGCTGGCGCGGAAGATCAGCACCGCCTCGTCTATAG GTTCTAATCAGTCGGATGGAGGATCGGTAGCGGATCGGTCCGGTAGTATGGAATCGAACGGCGAGAAGAAATCCCAAAAACCCACTCGAAAGATTTCGAGATTTCTAGTCAGTCCCGTCGTAGACCGCGGCGAGGATGTCCCGGAGGAAAAAGTCGACCGGACGTCCGCCGAGTCGGATAAACCGGTAGAGGCTCCAAAAGTAGCCGAAGTCACCAAAGAACCGCCCCGCGAGCCACAAGTGAACGGTCTCCCGGAACCGGAGCCGGCACCGGCGCCTGTTTCGCAACCGGTGCCCGTTCCACAACCGGAAGCCGTACCAGTCACGCAGCCGGAACCGCCCGCACCGGTGGCGACGCAGATGACTCAAGCCATTCCTTCAGATAAATTCGTTCCTACGCATCAGTATCCTCTGCCGACGCAACTGTCGCACGCGCCACAGGCCGTCACCGACCACCGGGCGCTGGACATGAAGCAGATGCTGAGCGAGTCGGCGGGCGGGGCCATCGTACAGACGTCAGTGCAACCGAACGTCACGTCTACAATACCGCAAAATCTCCAGTCGACGATACCGCAAAATTTCCCTTTTCCGAGCACGATTAATTCTACCTTATTTAATGGTACATTACAACCAAATCTTACAAACTTAACGACTCCATTACAAATAGCAACTGATACGCCGCTGCTCGGGCTGAGCCAAGTCGGAACGCCTATGGGTGTGGGTGGAGAGTTGGGACTGAATATAGGTCTGGGGCAAGTGGCGCCGGGGCTCGCTGATCCGATGGGGCTCAGCAGGCTGCAACTGACGCAATCCTCATTGACCCCAACCCCGGGGGTTTCCGACTCGCTAGCGAATGCAGAGAATATTCAGAGGATGTTGCTTAAGcagaatataataaa cCAACAGCAGAATCTCTCAGGACCGAATCTACTGGGTCTTCTCAACCAGCCGCAGTTCCCCCAACCGGAGCTCTCGCTGCATAACAACCTGCTGACTAACGCGCAACCTG GCCCCATGTGTCGCCTGCCCTACGCCCCGCCGCGCTACTACCAGCCCATGCTGGCCACCGCTAACGAACTCATAG CTCAGCAGCAAGCCTTGCAAAATTCGGGTCAGCTTAACCAGCCGATGTCGCAGTTGGGCTTGGGCTTGGGTCTGGGCGCTCCGCTGCAGCCCGCCCTGGCACAGAACCTCGGTCTCCAACAGAACATAGGCCTCGCCACGCAGAACCTCGCACTCAATCAGAACATTATGGGACAGAATCTTGGACAGAATTTAG GTCTAGCCGGTCAAAATCTAGGTTTAAGCGGTCAGAATCTCATGGGCGGTCAGAACCTCGGACTCGGTGGTCAGGGGCTGGGGCTGAGCGGCCAAAACCTGTCGCTGATGGGACAGAACCTCGGACATCTCGTGGCCCAGCGAGCCGTGCACAGCGCACTCGCGCGCAGAGCCGCCGACATCGACATCG GGCTGGCGAACGTGAACTCGACGGGCTCGTCGCAGCCGAGCACGCCCAACAAGAGTCAGTCCTACAGCGAGTACATGCTCACGCTGCAGAACAAACTCGCCTCCATCTCTAACAGC ggTCCAGTTTCTCCACAATCTCCTCTAGAATATAGTCCTGCGTTATCGCCAACACACAAACAGATGCATTCAATTCCAGGacataag CGAGATGCAGCCGACGGAGGCGCAGAGGGCGGCGCGGAGGGCGGCGAGAGCGCGGAGGGCGGCGAGGCGGCCGGCTCGCACGCCGAGCGGCTGGCGCACCTCGATCACGAGCTCAGCAAGATCAGTCTGCACTACAAGCACGCGCAGCCCAAG GACGCGTACAGCGAGCACGGTGCGGACATCAACGACGCCGCCGTTGAGAATTACCATGAgg AGCGCGTGCCGGGCGCGCGCTTCCAGCTGTCGCGCGCCGCCGCGCTGCGCGGGTACGCGCTGTGCCGCCTGCTGCCCGCCGACGCCGCGCACG GCAAAGATAAACTGGACCTATCTCAGAGTCAATTCGTCGGAGAGGGGGGGCTGGACGAGTTGTCGTGCGACAACACGTCGCTGTGCGAGGACGCGGGCGAGGCGTCGGCGGACGCGGACGCGGACGCGGGAGCGGACACGGACGCGGACGCGGACGCGGATGCCGACGTCGACTGCGACACGTACGTGCTGACGGACCGTACGCGCGCGCGCCGCTACGTGCTGGACGACGCGCTGGCGGAGCGCCGACACGTCATCCTGGACCCCGCGCCGCCCCTG agcgATTCGAGGCCGAGCCCCGGCGAGGCAGTCGAGACGGCCGAAGCAGGCGAGTTCGAACGTAGCTACCTGGTCCTGGACACGCTGCGGGATATGACCTGCACGGTCATCGACCGCACGCTGGCTTTAGAGGACGATGCCTGCTTCGCGCGCTTTACGGAAAGGAGGCATCGCGACGAGGCGCCGGCCAGCGTTGGACTCTCCGTGAGCGAAGAGTTCGCGCGCTGGCGAAGTGCCGCACCTCCCGAGCCCCCTCCCGCGCTCCCTGGGGTCCCCGCGGCTCCCGGGGCCCCCACTGCGCGTCGCCGGCTGCTTCGCGACCTGCCCGCCGCCGACCTGATGGCCGACCTCTACGTCGACGACGCGCTCACCGACAGAGGTACTAGCGGATCTGTCatgtttaaaagtttattaataaatgcgaTAGAAAATTTGGTGCTGCTTGTATGGCATGTTCGATTATATGGGAGGGTAAGCGAACATATGCCGCCACTGACGTCACTACTAACTATCCTTTGA